Sequence from the Tachyglossus aculeatus isolate mTacAcu1 chromosome 17, mTacAcu1.pri, whole genome shotgun sequence genome:
aatgaatgaacgaatgaatacgttgccaacttggacttcccaagcgcttagtccagcgctctgcacacagtcagcgctcgattgaatgaatgaatgaacggagagtCAGAGCGGTCCTCGTCCGAAGCAGGTGCAGGCGTCGCCGCAGGGCCCGGGCCCGGACGCGTTCGACGACCAGTACCTGAAGTGTGCCGAGCGCATGGAGGCCAAATTCGTCCCGCCGCTGCTGGAGGAGGAGCGGGCGGCTCACCCGGCCTTCGGGGCGGCCTGGGAGGAGGCGGCCGCCCGCTGGGAGGCCCGCAAGGCCCGGCTGACCTTGCCCGACGGCTTCAAGGACAACCACGGCATCGCGGCCCTGGCGTTCGCCCACCAGGCCGGCCTGGGGACGCCCCTGGCCGCGGAGTTCGCCGAGGCCGTGGGCCGGGCCGGCCGCTCCCGGGACGCCTACGTCTACGGCTTCCCCTTCAAGGCCTTCCACTTCTACCTGACCCGGGCCCTGCAGCTGCTGAGGCCCGAGTGCGAGGAGACCTACGGGCGCGGGGTCTTCGCGGCCGGCGCGGACCCCctccccgggggccggggcccggggccggtcCGCTTGGGCCGCTTCACGGCGGCCTCGGCCAGCGGGCCGGAGGCCCGAGAGCCTCCCGGGGGAGCGGTCTTCACCATCCACACGTGCTTCGGCGTGCCCGCGGAGAGGTTCTCGGACGCCGAGGGCGACCGCGGCCTGATCGTGCCGGGCACCGAAGTGTTTCGGGTCACCCACGTCGGGCAGGACGGGGCCCGGCGCCGGCTGGTCCTGCATAGCACCAACCGGACCTGCAGCCACTACGACTGCGCCTATCTCGGAGGTGAGCGGGGGGGGTGATgatgattccttcctctcccttcaatcattcattcattcgatcgcatttattaataatgatggtatttattgagcgcttacgcagtaagcgctcaataaatacgattgattgattgattgtacagatcTGTCCTCGAGATGGTTAAATCACCAATGTTCTGGGTCAGATTTTCCCAGCCACTGGGCTCAGCTTctctttagaatcaatcaatcaatcaatcgtatttattgagcgcttactatgtgcagagcactgtactaagcgcttgggaagtacaaattggcaacacatagagacagtccctacccaacagtgggctcacagtctaaaagactgtgaagatG
This genomic interval carries:
- the ART3 gene encoding ecto-ADP-ribosyltransferase 3 isoform X1, yielding MMKTRRLEMVRALLAGAILVGIFQQVQASPQGPGPDAFDDQYLKCAERMEAKFVPPLLEEERAAHPAFGAAWEEAAARWEARKARLTLPDGFKDNHGIAALAFAHQAGLGTPLAAEFAEAVGRAGRSRDAYVYGFPFKAFHFYLTRALQLLRPECEETYGRGVFAAGADPLPGGRGPGPVRLGRFTAASASGPEAREPPGGAVFTIHTCFGVPAERFSDAEGDRGLIVPGTEVFRVTHVGQDGARRRLVLHSTNRTCSHYDCAYLGGLKSETCVDNTDQLKPSFTFQPGVKMEDREREDPGTEIREPPAETDAPSKTQDDSESPNPLLILPQAPLFTTPGPPEWAGGPAHPPAGQGEKSHEHMEKPAPNSHPSSSSSSSGERHLPRLGPLAFLAITSVLTLFARL
- the ART3 gene encoding ecto-ADP-ribosyltransferase 3 isoform X2, with amino-acid sequence MMKTRRLEMVRALLAGAILVGIFQVQASPQGPGPDAFDDQYLKCAERMEAKFVPPLLEEERAAHPAFGAAWEEAAARWEARKARLTLPDGFKDNHGIAALAFAHQAGLGTPLAAEFAEAVGRAGRSRDAYVYGFPFKAFHFYLTRALQLLRPECEETYGRGVFAAGADPLPGGRGPGPVRLGRFTAASASGPEAREPPGGAVFTIHTCFGVPAERFSDAEGDRGLIVPGTEVFRVTHVGQDGARRRLVLHSTNRTCSHYDCAYLGGLKSETCVDNTDQLKPSFTFQPGVKMEDREREDPGTEIREPPAETDAPSKTQDDSESPNPLLILPQAPLFTTPGPPEWAGGPAHPPAGQGEKSHEHMEKPAPNSHPSSSSSSSGERHLPRLGPLAFLAITSVLTLFARL